One segment of Rosa chinensis cultivar Old Blush chromosome 6, RchiOBHm-V2, whole genome shotgun sequence DNA contains the following:
- the LOC112174699 gene encoding dCTP pyrophosphatase 1, whose product MTGFSEAESVTLDLLKKKMAEFARERNWDQFHSPRNLLLALVAEVGELSEIFQWKGEVPKGLPDWKEEEKQHLGEELSDVLLYLVRLSDICGVDLGKAALRKVELNAIKYPVSQKQNQNQTNGTTNAHTTTAINTSNDNNNTEEITG is encoded by the exons ATGACTGGGTTTTCAGAAGCCGAAAGCGTCACTCTTGACCTACTCAAGAAGAAGATGGCGGAGTTTGCTAGAGAGAGAAACTGGGATCAGTTCCACAGCCCCAGAAACTTGCTCTTGGCTCTG GTGGCTGAAGTGGGAGAGCTTTCTGAGATATTTCAATGGAAAGGAGAAGTTCCAAAGGGCCTTCCTGATtggaaagaagaggaaaagcAACACCTGGGTGAAGAGCTCTCTGATGTCCTGCTCTATCTGGTCAGGCTCTCTGACATATGTGGTGTTGATCTTGGCAAAGCTGCTCTGCGCAAAGTTGAACTCAATGCCATTAAGTACCCAGTTTCACAGAAACAGAACCAGAACCAGACCAATGGCACCACCAACGCCCACACAACCACCGCCATTAACACCAGCAATGACAATAACAACACAGAAGAGATCACTGGTTGA
- the LOC112174461 gene encoding EPIDERMAL PATTERNING FACTOR-like protein 9, translating to MARARIPPELLLVLLFTLIFAAYVIQGSRTQVAALQNHQRVYGSSPSKGEQLKQGSEEKKNYARRLMIGSTAPTCTYNECRGCKYKCRAEQVPVEGNDPINSAYHYRCVCHR from the exons ATGGCCAGAGCTAGAATACCTCCTGAATTACTCTTAGTACTGCTTTTCACATTAATCTTTGCAGCTTATGTTATACAGG GATCCAGAACTCAAGTAGCAGCACTCCAAAACCATCAAAGGGTCTATGGTTCCTCTCCTTCAAAAGGAGAACAACTTAAGCAG GGTAGCGAGGAAAAGAAGAACTACGCAAGGAGACTGATGATTGGATCCACAGCACCAACATGTACTTATAATGAATGCAGAGGATGCAAGTACAAGTGCAGAGCTGAGCAAGTCCCAGTAGAAGGAAATGACCCAATCAATAGTGCTTACCACTACAGATGTGTTTGTCATAGGTAA